A window of Microbacterium luteolum contains these coding sequences:
- a CDS encoding fatty acid desaturase family protein gives MISITQVEKTATLGPVRQTYAGNADFPPMAQAYKQVSQVVKETGLLRRAQWFYVAVAAGIAVALGGLITGFILLGDSWFQLLIAAGLGIILTQIAFLGHEAAHRQILTTGPANFKLARIVIASIGMSYSWWDSKHTKHHGNPNQVGKDPDIEVDTISFLEEDAAKAKGFIKLITRKQGWLFFPLLTLEGLNLHFLGLKYLMTTKNVKGRWTELSIITLRFALILVPVFMMLPLGMAFAFMGVQFAVFGVYMGAAFAPNHKGMPIIEPGARLDFFTKQVRTSRNITGGWATTWLMGGLNYQVEHHLFPSMPRPYLAKAREIVRDYCAANDVPYTETNLLRSYKIVIDYLNRVGLSAGADPFDCPAVAQFGRA, from the coding sequence ATCATCTCCATCACACAGGTCGAAAAGACCGCAACGCTGGGACCGGTTCGTCAGACCTACGCCGGCAACGCCGATTTCCCCCCGATGGCGCAGGCCTACAAGCAGGTCTCGCAGGTCGTCAAGGAGACAGGTCTCCTCCGCCGTGCGCAGTGGTTCTACGTCGCTGTCGCCGCCGGTATCGCGGTCGCCCTCGGTGGACTGATCACGGGCTTCATCCTTCTCGGCGACAGCTGGTTCCAGCTGCTCATCGCCGCCGGCCTCGGCATCATCCTCACGCAGATCGCGTTCCTCGGACACGAGGCGGCGCACCGTCAGATCCTGACCACGGGACCCGCGAACTTCAAGCTCGCCCGCATCGTGATCGCCAGCATCGGCATGAGCTACTCGTGGTGGGACTCGAAGCACACCAAGCACCACGGAAACCCGAACCAGGTCGGCAAGGACCCCGACATCGAGGTCGACACGATCTCGTTCCTCGAAGAGGATGCCGCGAAGGCGAAGGGTTTCATCAAGCTGATCACGCGCAAGCAGGGCTGGCTCTTCTTCCCCCTGCTCACCCTCGAGGGACTGAACCTCCACTTCCTCGGCCTGAAGTACCTCATGACGACGAAGAACGTCAAGGGACGCTGGACCGAGCTCAGCATCATCACGCTGCGGTTCGCCCTCATCCTCGTCCCCGTGTTCATGATGCTCCCGCTCGGAATGGCGTTCGCCTTCATGGGTGTGCAGTTCGCCGTCTTCGGCGTCTACATGGGAGCGGCGTTCGCGCCGAACCACAAGGGCATGCCGATCATCGAGCCGGGCGCCCGTCTCGACTTCTTCACCAAGCAGGTGCGCACCTCCCGCAACATCACCGGCGGATGGGCGACCACCTGGCTCATGGGCGGCCTCAACTACCAGGTCGAGCACCACCTGTTCCCGAGCATGCCGCGCCCGTACCTGGCCAAGGCGCGCGAGATCGTCCGCGACTACTGCGCAGCCAACGACGTGCCGTACACCGAGACCAACCTGCTCCGTTCGTACAAGATCGTGATCGACTACCTCAACCGCGTCGGTCTCTCCGCGGGCGCCGACCCGTTCGACTGCCCTGCCGTCGCGCAGTTCGGCCGCGCGTAA
- a CDS encoding intradiol ring-cleavage dioxygenase: protein MSRIPEPIPTPDGPTYEGRLLDRADEEVVDQGVVFDIGTLLSRRGVLGLAGLGLGAVVLAACAPAASGGASSTPTPTPTSTPDAAAVVTGEIPDETAGPYPGDGSNGPDVLEDSGIVRRDIRSSIDGAATADGVPITIVFQVVDLANGGVPFAGVAVYAWHCTAQGEYSLYSSGLEDVTYLRGVQVADADGRVSFTSIFPGCYAGRWPHIHFEVFPDAASITDAANAIATSQLALPEAACSAVYAQSAYAGSAQNLAQVTLAGDNVFGDDAGASQLATLSGDATSGYTATLVVGVDTTTAPAAGGAPGGGDGGPGGGGQPPSS from the coding sequence ATGAGCCGTATCCCCGAACCCATCCCGACGCCGGACGGTCCCACCTACGAGGGGCGGCTGCTCGATCGCGCCGATGAGGAGGTCGTCGATCAGGGCGTCGTCTTCGACATCGGCACTCTGCTCAGCCGGCGCGGAGTCCTCGGCCTGGCGGGGCTCGGCCTCGGCGCCGTCGTGCTGGCCGCCTGCGCACCTGCCGCCTCGGGAGGCGCGTCGTCGACACCCACCCCCACGCCGACCTCGACGCCGGATGCCGCCGCGGTCGTGACGGGGGAGATCCCCGACGAGACGGCGGGGCCCTATCCCGGCGACGGCTCCAACGGGCCCGACGTCCTCGAGGACTCCGGCATCGTCCGCCGCGACATCCGTTCATCGATCGACGGCGCGGCGACGGCCGACGGCGTGCCGATCACCATCGTCTTCCAGGTCGTCGATCTGGCGAACGGCGGCGTCCCCTTCGCCGGTGTCGCGGTCTACGCCTGGCACTGCACCGCGCAGGGGGAGTACTCCCTCTACTCCTCGGGCCTCGAGGACGTCACCTATCTGCGCGGCGTACAGGTGGCGGATGCCGACGGCAGGGTGTCGTTCACCTCGATCTTCCCCGGGTGCTACGCGGGCCGATGGCCGCACATCCACTTCGAGGTGTTCCCGGATGCGGCGTCGATCACCGATGCGGCCAACGCGATCGCGACGTCGCAGCTGGCGCTCCCCGAGGCCGCCTGCTCCGCGGTGTACGCGCAGTCCGCGTACGCCGGCTCCGCTCAGAACCTTGCGCAGGTCACGCTGGCGGGGGACAACGTGTTCGGGGACGATGCCGGAGCCTCGCAACTCGCCACCCTCAGCGGCGACGCGACGTCCGGATACACGGCGACCCTGGTCGTCGGCGTCGACACCACCACCGCGCCTGCCGCCGGCGGTGCTCCTGGCGGCGGCGATGGAGGCCCGGGCGGAGGCGGTCAGCCGCCCTCGAGCTGA
- a CDS encoding low temperature requirement protein A, with translation MLPRDPGQPHRTASTLELFFDLVFVVAVSIASAQLHHALSHGDFLHGVTSYAMLFFAIWWAWMNFTWFATSFDTDDWLYRVTTFVQMGGVLVFAAGIPRAFNEGDFAVVVLGYVVMRVAMVAQWLRASRSAGPLRAATRRYAFGIAAVQVLWILFLLVPSGALQITAFVIFALIEISVPVFAEYRRQTPWHPHHITERYGLFTLIVLGESLLASANAIIDALEKVDTLGPLIAISVLTLVVTASVWWIYFWPPHHRAITSFRSSLRYGYTHYFVFAAAAAFSAGIEVELDVLTGESHLSNVAASFTVTIPIAVFLIGIWWIAIRENADRVVNTVIPVGALLVLLDPVLPIPVTLSALILVIIVVVLVIRPPVPRAETLRMET, from the coding sequence ATGCTTCCGCGCGATCCCGGCCAGCCCCATCGCACCGCGAGCACCCTCGAGCTGTTCTTCGACCTCGTCTTCGTGGTCGCCGTCAGCATCGCTTCGGCACAGCTGCACCACGCACTGAGCCACGGCGACTTCCTGCATGGCGTCACCTCCTACGCGATGCTGTTCTTCGCGATCTGGTGGGCGTGGATGAACTTCACCTGGTTCGCGACCTCGTTCGACACCGATGACTGGCTGTACCGCGTCACGACGTTCGTGCAGATGGGCGGCGTCCTGGTGTTCGCGGCAGGCATCCCGCGCGCGTTCAACGAGGGCGACTTCGCGGTCGTGGTGCTCGGCTACGTCGTGATGCGTGTCGCGATGGTCGCGCAGTGGCTGCGCGCCTCCCGATCGGCGGGGCCGCTCCGTGCGGCGACCAGAAGGTACGCCTTCGGGATCGCGGCTGTCCAGGTGCTCTGGATCCTCTTCCTCCTGGTCCCCTCGGGGGCTCTGCAGATCACGGCCTTCGTGATCTTCGCGCTGATCGAGATCAGCGTGCCGGTGTTCGCGGAGTACCGCCGGCAGACGCCCTGGCATCCGCATCACATCACGGAGCGCTACGGCCTGTTCACGCTCATCGTGCTCGGCGAGAGTCTCCTGGCCTCCGCGAACGCGATCATCGACGCCCTCGAGAAGGTCGACACGCTCGGCCCGCTGATCGCGATCTCCGTGCTCACGCTCGTCGTCACGGCATCCGTCTGGTGGATCTACTTCTGGCCGCCCCACCACCGCGCGATCACCTCGTTCCGCAGCTCGCTCCGCTACGGGTACACGCACTACTTCGTCTTCGCCGCGGCCGCCGCCTTCTCCGCCGGCATCGAGGTGGAGCTCGACGTGCTCACGGGGGAGAGCCACCTCTCGAACGTCGCCGCCTCGTTCACGGTCACGATCCCGATCGCCGTCTTCCTCATCGGCATCTGGTGGATCGCCATCCGCGAGAACGCCGACCGCGTCGTGAACACGGTCATCCCCGTCGGCGCTCTCCTCGTGCTGCTCGACCCCGTGCTGCCGATCCCCGTCACGCTCTCCGCGCTGATCCTGGTGATCATCGTCGTCGTGCTGGTCATCCGCCCTCCGGTGCCGCGCGCCGAGACGTTGCGCATGGAGACATAG
- a CDS encoding response regulator produces the protein MIRVIVVDDHPIVRSGIVGLLSLDEGIDVVGEASDGAEAVALATAERPDVVLMDLRMPNLSGAAATARITATLPDVRVLVLTTHEGDDDILGAIEAGASGYLLKAAPQEEIVAGIRSVAEGHTVLAPSIAATLVTRMRREGTTRPSLSPRELEVLRLVSRGRSNPEIARELFIGEATVKTHLLHVFEKLEVSDRTRAVTLALELGLL, from the coding sequence ATGATCCGCGTCATCGTGGTGGACGACCATCCGATCGTCCGCTCCGGCATCGTCGGCCTGCTCTCGCTCGACGAGGGGATCGACGTGGTCGGCGAAGCCTCCGACGGCGCGGAGGCCGTCGCGCTCGCCACCGCCGAGCGTCCGGACGTCGTACTCATGGACCTGCGCATGCCGAACCTGTCCGGCGCCGCGGCCACCGCGCGGATCACTGCGACCCTCCCCGACGTGCGGGTGCTCGTGCTCACGACGCACGAGGGCGACGACGACATCCTGGGAGCGATCGAGGCCGGCGCGAGCGGCTATCTGCTGAAGGCCGCCCCGCAGGAGGAGATCGTCGCCGGTATCCGGTCCGTGGCCGAGGGCCACACCGTGCTGGCGCCCAGCATCGCGGCGACCCTCGTCACCCGCATGCGCCGGGAGGGCACGACACGCCCCTCGCTCAGCCCGCGGGAGCTCGAGGTGCTGCGTCTCGTGTCACGCGGTCGCAGCAATCCGGAGATCGCTCGGGAGCTCTTCATCGGCGAGGCGACCGTGAAGACGCATCTGCTGCATGTCTTCGAGAAGCTCGAGGTCTCGGACCGCACGCGGGCGGTCACGCTGGCGCTGGAGCTCGGTCTGCTCTGA
- a CDS encoding WecB/TagA/CpsF family glycosyltransferase, whose amino-acid sequence MSQGNTAPVAESVDIAGVRVDSFTEASLVDHVLEMATSDGVDVAIGVNAHVCNLARKDPHFRRLVTDGSTYADGQSVVWAARLLGGHLPGRLATTDIAEPVLRAAADAGIPVYFFGAAEGVAERAATILREKIPELRLRTHHGYVAAEGIDGVLDDMRSHGTGILFVGMGDPAQQLWIDAHRDRLPPAVLTCGGLFDWLSGSNKRAPAWMIRGGLEWLWRLIIEPRRLAKRYLLGNPSFMAAVATQRLRGSKA is encoded by the coding sequence ATGAGTCAAGGGAACACGGCCCCCGTCGCTGAGTCCGTCGACATCGCCGGCGTCCGCGTCGACTCGTTCACCGAGGCCTCGCTCGTCGACCATGTGCTCGAGATGGCGACGAGCGACGGGGTCGACGTGGCGATCGGCGTGAACGCGCACGTGTGCAACCTGGCTCGCAAGGATCCGCACTTCCGGCGCCTCGTGACCGACGGCTCGACCTACGCCGACGGCCAGTCCGTGGTCTGGGCCGCGAGGCTGCTCGGCGGGCACCTCCCCGGGCGCCTCGCGACCACCGACATCGCCGAACCCGTGCTGCGTGCCGCGGCGGATGCCGGTATCCCGGTCTACTTCTTCGGCGCTGCGGAGGGCGTGGCGGAGCGCGCTGCGACGATCCTCCGGGAGAAGATCCCCGAGCTGCGACTGCGCACGCATCATGGCTACGTGGCCGCCGAGGGGATCGACGGCGTCCTCGACGACATGCGGTCGCACGGCACCGGCATCCTGTTCGTCGGAATGGGCGACCCGGCACAGCAGCTCTGGATCGACGCTCACCGCGATCGCCTGCCACCCGCGGTGCTCACCTGCGGCGGTCTCTTCGACTGGCTCAGCGGATCGAACAAGCGCGCGCCCGCGTGGATGATCCGCGGGGGCCTGGAATGGCTGTGGCGCCTGATCATCGAGCCGCGTCGACTCGCCAAGCGGTACCTTCTGGGCAATCCGTCTTTCATGGCCGCGGTCGCGACGCAGAGACTGCGCGGGTCGAAGGCATGA
- a CDS encoding sugar transferase, protein MTSVEDALSISRPGSVFLPIAAPRATKSVTRTVVTPRASATLERRRQWERRYRMRLRITDAAVILFAVVLTATVQLSVGITGFEVLRDGIPLAALWYLMLSALHTRDAALFRASATEYRGVVHASGLAFGIIAIVAVLLAWKSMQLTLLLGLPVGVLTLLVTRWLWRHWLQTQRTHGRFASRTLVVGNRDDVEYVVRTLHPIGASGYQVVGATLLDGNAREVEIDGAVFPVLGNVNTVSTVAAELGADTIIVASRPEGEPEFVKQLSWQLEGTAAELVLSSRLTDVAGPRISFAPVEGLPLIQVKIPTYEGGVHVLKRALDIAVATVALIPIGLLAPVLAALIKLDSPGPVFFFQERVGRDGRTFRIVKFRSMKTDAEQQLAALKAANEGAGLLFKMKDDPRVTRVGKILRKLSLDELPQFWNVLIGDMSVVGPRPPLPSEVTAYDGTIFRRLYIKPGITGLWQVSGRSDLSWDESVRLDLRYVENWSVMNDLQIMWRTAKAMVQPSGAY, encoded by the coding sequence ATGACTTCCGTCGAGGATGCTCTGAGCATCTCTCGTCCGGGCTCGGTCTTCTTGCCGATCGCCGCTCCGAGAGCGACCAAGTCGGTGACGCGCACGGTGGTCACACCGCGTGCTTCGGCGACTCTGGAAAGACGCCGCCAGTGGGAGCGTCGCTACCGGATGCGACTGCGGATCACGGATGCGGCCGTCATCCTGTTCGCCGTCGTTCTGACCGCGACGGTCCAGCTGAGCGTCGGCATCACCGGGTTCGAGGTCCTTCGAGACGGCATCCCCCTCGCCGCGCTCTGGTACCTCATGCTCAGTGCTCTGCACACGCGGGACGCCGCGCTGTTCCGTGCGAGTGCCACCGAGTACCGCGGCGTGGTCCACGCCAGCGGGCTCGCCTTCGGGATCATCGCCATCGTGGCGGTGCTGCTCGCATGGAAGTCGATGCAACTGACGCTGCTGCTGGGGCTGCCCGTCGGTGTGTTGACACTTCTGGTGACCAGGTGGTTGTGGCGCCACTGGCTCCAGACCCAGCGGACGCACGGGCGGTTCGCCTCCCGCACGCTCGTCGTGGGTAACAGGGATGACGTCGAGTACGTGGTGCGCACGCTGCACCCGATCGGCGCGTCGGGCTACCAGGTGGTCGGCGCGACGCTCCTCGACGGCAACGCCCGCGAGGTGGAGATCGACGGCGCGGTGTTCCCAGTTCTGGGGAACGTGAACACCGTGTCGACGGTCGCCGCCGAGCTGGGCGCCGACACGATCATCGTGGCCAGCCGCCCCGAGGGCGAGCCGGAGTTCGTGAAGCAGCTGAGCTGGCAGCTGGAGGGGACCGCTGCCGAGCTCGTGCTGTCCAGCCGTCTCACCGATGTCGCGGGTCCGCGGATCTCGTTCGCGCCCGTCGAGGGCCTGCCGCTCATCCAGGTCAAGATCCCGACCTACGAAGGCGGAGTGCACGTGCTCAAGCGCGCGCTCGACATCGCCGTCGCCACGGTCGCGCTGATCCCGATCGGACTGTTGGCGCCGGTCCTGGCCGCGCTCATCAAGCTCGACTCTCCCGGACCCGTCTTCTTCTTCCAGGAGCGGGTGGGCCGCGACGGCCGCACGTTCCGGATCGTCAAGTTCCGCTCGATGAAGACCGACGCCGAACAGCAGCTCGCGGCCCTCAAGGCCGCCAACGAGGGCGCAGGTCTGCTCTTCAAGATGAAGGACGACCCCCGGGTCACCCGCGTCGGGAAGATCCTGCGCAAGCTGTCGCTCGACGAGCTGCCGCAGTTCTGGAACGTCCTCATCGGCGACATGAGCGTCGTGGGCCCGCGTCCGCCGCTTCCGAGCGAGGTCACGGCCTACGACGGCACCATCTTCCGCCGCCTGTACATCAAGCCCGGCATCACGGGTCTGTGGCAGGTGTCCGGCCGGAGCGACCTCTCGTGGGACGAGAGCGTGCGCCTCGACCTCCGGTACGTCGAGAACTGGTCCGTCATGAACGACCTGCAGATCATGTGGCGCACCGCCAAGGCGATGGTGCAGCCGAGCGGTGCATACTGA